In a single window of the Elaeis guineensis isolate ETL-2024a chromosome 8, EG11, whole genome shotgun sequence genome:
- the LOC105050907 gene encoding uncharacterized protein, producing MATRCVILLGPPHPHARLHSLVRWGRGWRLRQGGWALATVAAACGARASAEKKRDAAKGTASAFADHLTRRTRSGAGFDRYLYRRYADATGGYAHVPVMLGEVLDVLRHLRLRSFVDCTLGAAGHSAAIIEAHRELELYVGLDVDPIAHDKARARIEDLLNDDPRAGSLKAYTHVRNFKYIQSVLGGIDENLLEGGVDGILMDLGMSSMQVGNSDRGFSVLGDGPLDMRMNPQASLKAEDILNCWPDIEVGRILRDYGEESNWRLLQKQIVDARADGGLHSTGQLVDLVRSTSARSGGRRGWIKTATRVFQALRIAVNDELQTLEDAIYACFDCLSSGGRLLVISFHSLEDKIVKRTFLHIIEKKGEGHLSAEGGKGRREDETDGGGETWSRHRVQGRHGTVLTKRPITPSKEEEKLNRRCRSAKLRVIQKL from the exons ATGGCAACGCGTTGTGTCATCCTGCTCGGGCCACCGCATCCCCATGCCCGTCTTCATTCCCTCGTCCGCTGGGGACGGGGATGGCGTTTGCGTCAAGGTGGTTGGGCGCTCGCCACCGTCGCTGCTGCTTGCGGTGCCAGGGCAAGCGCCGAGAAGAAGAGAGATGCGGCCAAGGGCACCGCGTCTGCATTTGCGGACCATCTGACCAGGCGGACGCGTTCGGGGGCCGGCTTCGACCGGTACCTCTACCGGCGCTACGCGGACGCCACAGGGGGCTACGCCCACGTGCCCGTCATGCTGGGCGAGGTGCTCGATGTCTTACGCCACCTCCGCCTCCGCTCCTTCGTCGACTGCACCCTCGGTGCTGCAGGCCACTCCGCCGCC ATTATAGAGGCGCATAGAGAGCTGGAGCTGTATGTCGGTCTGGACGTGGATCCCATCGCCCATGACAAGGCTCGAGCTCGGATCGAAGACCTCCTAAATGATGATCCTCGCGCCGGCAGCTTGAAAGCTTACACCCATGTCCGGAATTTCAAGTACATACAGTCCGTGCTTGGCGGCATCGACGAGAACCTCCTCGAGGGCGGAGTCGACGGGATCTTGATGGACTTAGGAATGTCATCCATGCAG GTGGGCAATTCCGACAGAGGATTCAGTGTGCTTGGCGATGGGCCTCTGGATATGCGGATGAACCCTCAG GCAAGCTTGAAAGCGGAGGATATCTTGAATTGTTGGCCTGATATTGAGGTGGGACGGATATTGCGTGATTATGGAGAGGAAAGCAATTGGCGTTTGCTTCAAAAACAAATTGTGGATGCCCGTGCGGATGGGGGATTGCATTCTACAGGTCAGCTTGTAGATCTCGTGCGGAGTACATCTGCCAGGTCAGGAG gaaggcgtGGTTGGATCAAGACTGCGACCCGGGTATTTCAAGCCCTCAGGATAGCAGTTAATGATGAACTCCAGACTCTAGAAGATGCTATATACGCCTGCTTTGATTGCCTTTCCTCTGGTGGTCGGCTTCTTGTCATCTCTTTCCACAGTTTGGAGGACAAAATTGTGAAGCGGACGTTTCTTCACATCATTGAGAAGAAGGGTGAAGGACATTTGAGTGCTGAGGGTGGTAAGGGCCGGAGGGAGGATGAGACTGATGGTGGAGGAGAAACGTGGAGTAGGCATAGAGTTCAGGGAAGGCATGGTACCGTTCTGACAAAGCGGCCGATAACACCTTCAAAGGAAGAAGAGAAATTAAATCGAAGGTGTCGAAGTGCTAAGCTTAGAGTTATTCAGAAGCTCTGA